Proteins encoded by one window of Bacteroidia bacterium:
- a CDS encoding CvpA family protein — protein MSVLFDSMNILDLFLAVPLLWGAYKGFTRGIIYEIAMILGLIAGLYVAFKFSGLVQGWIFQLVNKDSALPAWVGFFIVTGIIMAVFILYARLLEGILKAGDLNLFNKIIGGVFGLLKYALVLSVFLWLLKSLEPHLNFINTQTKKESKLYEPVLKTSTFLTPALQDIKNEFRQHIENANH, from the coding sequence TTGAGCGTACTATTCGATAGCATGAATATTCTTGATTTGTTTTTAGCAGTGCCATTACTCTGGGGTGCATATAAAGGTTTCACGCGCGGCATTATTTATGAGATTGCCATGATTCTTGGACTCATTGCAGGACTTTATGTTGCTTTCAAATTTTCGGGGTTGGTACAAGGCTGGATATTTCAACTGGTAAACAAAGACAGCGCCCTGCCTGCTTGGGTAGGCTTCTTTATTGTGACTGGAATAATTATGGCCGTGTTTATTCTTTATGCCCGCTTGCTCGAAGGTATTCTCAAAGCAGGTGACCTTAATCTTTTCAATAAAATTATAGGAGGAGTTTTTGGCTTACTGAAATATGCTTTGGTGTTGAGCGTATTCCTATGGCTACTCAAATCACTTGAACCACATCTCAACTTTATCAATACGCAGACTAAAAAAGAATCTAAACTCTACGAACCTGTCCTAAAAACATCAACTTTTCTGACTCCTGCGCTACAGGATATTAAAAACGAATTTCGTCAGCACATTGAAAATGCTAATCATTAA